Below is a genomic region from Phragmites australis chromosome 20, lpPhrAust1.1, whole genome shotgun sequence.
TATATGCTTCGCAGATGGCTAGAGCGTGCTCCGCATATAAAGCAATTGAGGGAAAACCCTTCGCATACACCCACTGTTGGGTGCTGCTGGCCGAGCACCCAAAGTGGCATGCACACGAAGCGGCAAAGGCGCAGAAGGTCTTGGAGCTTGCGGAAGCACAGTGCAGCCAAGCTGCAGGCAATGAATTCTACTGTGCTCCATGCATACTCCAAAGGTGCTCCACAAGGTCCGCCCGCAATTGGCGGTGCACTGCACGGTTGCGGATAGCTTGAGTTGTTTCGACATAATGCAGGATACCTTCGTCACCACTTCGATGGACTTGAGTTGGTTCCCCCATGAAGTCGAACACCTGCACCGGGGAAGCGGTACCACGCTCGTCctcaattatcatgttgtgcataatAACGCATGCGGTCATGATATTATGCAAGGTAGACTGATCCCATACTCTAGCCGGCCCGCGAACAATAGCAAACCTAGATTGCAACACACCAAATGCACGTTCGACATCCTTGCGGAGAGCAGCTTGCATCGCGGAGAAATGGATGCTCTTGTTGCCTCGTGGAGCAGGAATTGCCTTCACTATGGTCGCCCATTCGGGGTATATGCCATCGCCGAGGTAGTATCCCATGTCGTACCTGTTACCATTTATGATGTATGAAACAGGTGGGGCACTCCCATCGATAAGCCTAGTAAATAAGTTAGAGCGGTGCAATACGTTTATATCGTTAAGACTCCCAGGCATGCCAAAaaaagcatgccaaatccataaGTCATACGACGCAACCGCCTCCAAAACTATAGAAGGATTGCGAGTATGGCCTGTGTACGCGCCATGCCACGCTTTTGGACAGTTCTTCCAtacccaatgcatgcaatcgatGCTCCCGAGCATCCCGGGAAACCCACGGCGCTCCCCTTCTGCCAGGAGACGGGCGGTGTCAGTTTCATTGAGAGCCCGGAGATATTCTTCTCCGAACACCTCCACAATAGCTTGCACATATTTCCGTAAAGCCATCATCGCCGTACTCGCTCCTATCCGCACGTACTCGTCAACTGCATCGGAACTGACTCCGTATGCTAGTTGCCGTATGGCCGCTGTCATTTTTTGCAAGGGGCTAAGGCCGAGCTTCCCCGTTGCATCCCTTCTCTGCCTGAACCAGGTGTCATGCTCCTCCACAGTGGCCGCAATACGCAAGAACAACCGCCGCGACATACGAAACCTGGGTGCGTGAAAATACATGACTCAGTGTACAGAAGGAAGGTTACGACTTCCATTACAAAATCGAACTTACCTCCGACGAAACAGGATATCGCCGTACACAGGGTTGTCGGCGAAGTAGTCGTTGTACAGCCTAGCAGCACCTTCGCGGTGTTGCCGGTCTATAACCGCATGGCCGGGCATCGACCCACGCTGCCTGCTACGACGCGCAgctgctgcttcttcctccttgaTGGCAATCAGCACAAGCAGCTCATCCTCTTCGTCACTCAAATCTGAGGAgaacatcatcatttcctctgaaTCTGAGGAGTTCATCTTGTTTTTGGCAAAAGGAGGAACTAGTGTGACTCCGCTGTGAGCATGCTGGCCCTTTTTGTAGTGCTACAAATCTTCCCTGCGAAGTCACATTTCAGTGGCTTCCATTGCAAGCCGCTTGAAAAGTCCAACGTTTCCTTCCACCACAAACCGTCTACCCATTCAACACTCTAATCCCGTACTGCATACGCCGTACAAACGCATTCATCGTAGATATACAGATTCGGTACCAAGTATATTAAAATATTGAAAGTTTGTTGGGGAAGGGAATGGGGAAGGGAATGCTGTTGGAGTGCAggatcctgaagggaatgaatcTGGGAAGAGAATCGTGCTAGGAAGGGATTTTGGAGTGGGAAGGGAAGGAAACGGTTGGGGTTAGTCTAACTAGTATTCTACGTTTTCTTGTAGCTAAGGCAAAGGATGGGCTGCTCTGAACAGCATTGAGATTGAAGAAGTACAATTGTCCTGCAAAAGTTCATTTATTCTCCTGCAAAGCCAGTAAACTTCTTTCACCCCATTGCTGATCTGATCTGGTCTCACACAGCCGTTCATGGTGATGCCATCAAGGAGTAAATACAACCTTGCCGGTCAGTAATCACTAATCAGCACATGCACCAGCACAACACCAGTACAATTACTGCACAAGGTTCATGAGCATGAACACAGAGCCACAGATGTACAGTAGTACACCATCGAAATGGCTTTGAGATTCTCACTTCCGCCACCAACTGAAGCCCCCCGTTCTGACAGTGCCGTGGCCTCTCCCGTGATCTGTCGGCGTGGATGGGGAGACGAGCTGccgcccggggggggggggggggactgtTCGCAAGGGAGCACAGAAACCGTGGCTACCAGTACaggagcggcagcggcagcggcgccgTGCCCACCATGGATCCATATCTTCATGGCCGCCGTACATGGGTTAGGAAGAAAAATTTACAGATCAGATCTTATAAAAGACTTTCTCTTATGTATactatatgtttttttatttcatcttAATTGCACGTGCCAGTTGTTGAATCGGAAAAGGACGGTATGAATCAGTATATCGTAGAAATCTTTTTAGGAAGGAGTCTATAAATTTTTTTCCCGCATGGCCTGTGCGTACGTAGGACATggacctctccctctccctgaTGCGAATGGCACATTTTTGGCAAGACTTAGGACTCATTTGGATCGACTCCTGGCCGGAGCTGCCTGGCTAGGCAGCGCCCTCAGACGTCCAATTTCGATCGGCTGAGGCTGCTGCCTGGCCGGAGCTGCTGCTCAGGGTCCGAACCAAACATGCCATACTTAATACTGGAGATCGATGTGAGAGGTGCAAGCCGGACCGACCGATGGGCGACATGATCGATGTTGAGGGCCCGGGTCCTAGCGAGTGGTTCAGGGTGCAGCTCGGTGGTGTCGGCCGAGGCGTGCCAAACGGCTGCCCTGTGCTGTGTAGGCTAAATTCAGTTCCGGTTTCAGCGGGCATTTCAGCTCTTGTTCTCCTCATCTCA
It encodes:
- the LOC133901424 gene encoding uncharacterized protein LOC133901424 — its product is MNSSDSEEMMMFSSDLSDEEDELLVLIAIKEEEAAAARRSRQRGSMPGHAVIDRQHREGAARLYNDYFADNPVYGDILFRRRFRMSRRLFLRIAATVEEHDTWFRQRRDATGKLGLSPLQKMTAAIRQLAYGVSSDAVDEYVRIGASTAMMALRKYVQAIVEVFGEEYLRALNETDTARLLAEGERRGYDMGYYLGDGIYPEWATIVKAIPAPRGNKSIHFSAMQAALRKDVERAFGVLQSRFAIVRGPARVWDQSTLHNIMTACVIMHNMIIEDERGTASPVQVFDFMGEPTQVHRSGDEGILHYVETTQAIRNRAVHRQLRADLVEHLWSMHGAQ